One stretch of Planifilum fulgidum DNA includes these proteins:
- a CDS encoding divergent PAP2 family protein, translated as MLPTLLHNYPLWSSVIAVVITQLTKVFWNYRIHGTWNWNWLIQTGSMPSGHTAAVTSLATAIGIQEGWGSPLFAITAVLAFIVMYDAAGIRRHAGIQARVLNRLAEDVAGLLREMRHLKDRSPRETGTKLKEILGHQPIEVATGASMGMLIAWLVHLAWS; from the coding sequence ATGCTCCCGACACTTTTGCACAACTATCCCCTGTGGTCCTCGGTCATCGCCGTGGTTATCACCCAGCTGACCAAAGTGTTTTGGAACTATAGAATCCACGGCACATGGAATTGGAACTGGCTGATCCAGACCGGCAGCATGCCCAGCGGCCACACGGCGGCCGTCACCTCCCTCGCCACGGCGATCGGCATTCAGGAAGGATGGGGCTCCCCGCTGTTTGCCATCACAGCCGTCCTCGCCTTCATCGTGATGTACGATGCCGCGGGAATCCGGCGGCACGCGGGCATTCAGGCCCGGGTGCTGAACCGGCTGGCGGAGGATGTGGCGGGATTGCTGCGGGAGATGCGCCACTTGAAGGACAGATCCCCCCGGGAAACCGGGACCAAACTGAAGGAGATCCTCGGACACCAGCCCATTGAAGTGGCAACAGGCGCCTCGATGGGAATGCTCATCGCCTGGTTGGTTCACCTCGCCTGGTCCTGA
- a CDS encoding GNAT family N-acetyltransferase — translation MATRVKPVKSAFCERRVGLAKDGRIVIIRPARTSDAAEIARRMARVVKEGIYLEEEPDTLPTDREQEQEIRKIREDGGLYAVAEVDGKIAGVALLRRGPLEMNRHVAKFRMWLVPGYRGLGLGKKLMEYVIDGARARGVEKISLDVFSNNERAIGLYKKFGFRVEGRLKRQYVLEGRYVDEIVMGLSLQDQAR, via the coding sequence TTGGCCACAAGGGTCAAGCCGGTAAAGTCCGCCTTTTGCGAAAGGCGTGTCGGGCTGGCCAAGGACGGCCGGATCGTCATCATCCGGCCCGCCAGGACCAGCGACGCCGCCGAAATCGCCCGGCGGATGGCCAGGGTGGTGAAGGAGGGGATATACCTCGAAGAGGAGCCGGACACCCTTCCCACAGACCGGGAACAGGAACAGGAAATACGGAAAATCCGGGAGGACGGCGGATTGTACGCCGTGGCGGAGGTGGACGGGAAAATCGCCGGCGTCGCCCTCCTCCGCAGAGGTCCCCTGGAGATGAACCGCCATGTGGCCAAATTTCGGATGTGGCTGGTTCCCGGCTACAGGGGGCTGGGACTGGGGAAGAAATTGATGGAGTACGTCATCGACGGGGCGCGCGCCCGCGGAGTGGAAAAGATCAGCCTCGATGTCTTTTCCAACAACGAGCGCGCCATCGGGTTGTACAAAAAATTCGGATTCCGGGTCGAGGGGCGCCTCAAAAGGCAATATGTGCTGGAAGGCCGCTATGTGGACGAGATCGTGATGGGACTGTCCCTTCAGGACCAGGCGAGGTGA
- a CDS encoding NUDIX hydrolase, translating into MTRSGVWLGVGGLVRRGDSVLAVKKRYGATKGLWTMPGGFVAPGETLDEAVVREIREETGVETAVCGVIAVRTGVLRTGVSDNLVLFSMKYLSGEPEPDGRELSEARFLSREDLLEDPTVTELLRTLALSETTASLVPGAFHPRRDFGYRSYKIFREERAKK; encoded by the coding sequence GTGACGCGGTCCGGGGTTTGGCTGGGGGTGGGGGGACTGGTGCGCCGGGGTGACTCCGTGTTGGCAGTGAAAAAGCGATATGGCGCCACAAAGGGTTTGTGGACGATGCCCGGGGGATTCGTCGCGCCGGGGGAAACGCTGGATGAGGCGGTCGTCCGGGAGATTCGGGAAGAGACGGGAGTGGAGACGGCCGTTTGCGGTGTCATTGCCGTTCGGACGGGAGTGCTGCGGACCGGGGTGAGCGACAACCTCGTCCTCTTTTCCATGAAATACCTGTCCGGAGAACCGGAGCCGGACGGGAGGGAATTGTCCGAAGCGCGTTTTCTTTCCCGGGAGGATCTGCTTGAGGACCCCACCGTCACGGAGCTGTTGCGGACGCTCGCCCTGTCGGAGACGACGGCGTCCCTGGTTCCCGGGGCATTCCATCCCCGCCGGGATTTCGGTTACCGTTCCTACAAAATTTTCAGGGAAGAGAGGGCGAAAAAATAG
- a CDS encoding NAD(P)/FAD-dependent oxidoreductase, protein MGKKPKIVVLGAGYSGMMTVIGLQKQLQYNEAEVILVNQHPYHYLTTKLHEPAAGTRHHEAARVLIEDVIDPRKITFIQDKVKEIRPKERAVDLVNREEPLTYDYLVIGLGSAPETFGIRGLKENAFFIRNIDSVRMIREHIEYMFAKYRNEEQRDEYITIVVGGAGFTGVEFVGELVDRMPRLCREFDIPREKVRLISIEAAPTVLPGFDPELVQYAVEYLEKQGVEFRINTPIEQCDEDGVILKGGEEIKAATVVWTGGVRGNHLIEEAGFETMRGRVKVDEYLRAPGYEDVFVVGDCSLVFNDEGRPYPPTAQIASQQGSKVAKNLIALIRGGKMQPFRFDLKGTLASLGRHNAIGIIGKRKVFGSTASFLKWANDLRWLYTLGGVPLVLRKGFI, encoded by the coding sequence ATGGGCAAAAAACCGAAAATTGTGGTTCTGGGCGCCGGTTACAGCGGAATGATGACCGTCATCGGGCTGCAGAAACAATTGCAATATAACGAAGCGGAAGTGATTCTGGTCAATCAGCACCCCTACCATTACCTCACCACCAAATTGCACGAGCCGGCCGCCGGAACCCGGCATCACGAAGCCGCCCGCGTTTTGATCGAGGATGTGATCGATCCCCGCAAAATCACCTTTATCCAGGACAAGGTGAAGGAAATCCGTCCGAAGGAACGGGCGGTGGATCTGGTCAACCGCGAGGAGCCGCTCACCTACGACTACTTGGTGATCGGGCTGGGAAGCGCGCCCGAGACTTTCGGCATCCGGGGCCTGAAGGAGAACGCCTTCTTCATCCGCAACATCGACAGCGTGCGGATGATTCGCGAACACATTGAATACATGTTCGCCAAGTACCGCAACGAGGAACAGCGGGATGAATACATCACGATCGTCGTCGGCGGAGCCGGTTTCACCGGCGTGGAGTTTGTCGGGGAACTGGTGGATCGGATGCCCAGACTGTGCAGGGAATTCGACATTCCGCGGGAGAAGGTGCGCTTGATCAGCATCGAGGCCGCGCCCACGGTGCTCCCCGGCTTTGACCCGGAACTGGTCCAGTATGCCGTCGAATACCTGGAGAAGCAGGGTGTGGAGTTCCGGATCAACACGCCGATCGAGCAATGCGACGAGGACGGCGTCATCCTGAAGGGGGGCGAAGAGATCAAGGCCGCCACGGTGGTGTGGACGGGCGGCGTCCGGGGCAATCACCTGATCGAGGAAGCCGGATTTGAAACGATGAGGGGACGGGTCAAGGTGGACGAATACCTGCGGGCTCCCGGCTATGAGGACGTGTTTGTCGTCGGAGACTGCTCCCTGGTGTTCAATGACGAAGGACGTCCCTATCCCCCGACCGCCCAGATCGCCAGCCAGCAGGGGAGCAAGGTGGCCAAGAACCTGATCGCCCTCATCCGCGGCGGAAAGATGCAGCCCTTCCGCTTTGATCTGAAGGGAACCCTGGCTTCCCTGGGCCGGCACAACGCCATCGGGATCATCGGAAAGCGGAAAGTGTTCGGTTCCACGGCATCCTTCCTGAAATGGGCCAATGATCTGCGCTGGCTGTACACCCTTGGCGGCGTTCCGCTGGTGTTAAGAAAAGGCTTCATCTGA
- a CDS encoding Ger(x)C family spore germination protein — protein MGAGPLKGGGKRALCLLWVASLLILSGCWDRKELNEIALIRAIGIDRTEDGQVEVTLLQAIPQRAEDAGGGEKTGGTQRVLSARSINIPEAKAKLQQKLGREIFTGHQEVVVFGERMARTGIREALDYMARQPQVRLDAVVFVSDSPKEIFTTIPLAEITASESLYKLARVEGYTEITVMRVLREVTGDAKSTVIPVVKKTGKKSLSLDGVAVFRGERMVDHLDRKSKEGLMWIRNEYTTGTVNTRIKGEKGYVAMKVDRTKTELIPKLKGKKPHMTIRMTSENVLTYNGTDMDLYFPSNMDRITREMEKQLRHRLRWTVERLQKDRADAFGFAEVFHRKYPKEWARMKKDWNQRVFPRMDVDVQVFVKIRWPGMTDS, from the coding sequence ATGGGAGCGGGACCGCTGAAGGGAGGAGGCAAAAGGGCGCTCTGCCTGCTGTGGGTCGCCTCCCTGCTCATCCTCTCCGGCTGTTGGGATCGAAAGGAATTGAACGAGATCGCCCTGATCCGGGCGATCGGGATCGACCGGACGGAGGACGGGCAGGTGGAAGTGACGCTTCTGCAGGCGATCCCCCAACGGGCGGAGGATGCCGGAGGAGGGGAAAAAACCGGGGGAACGCAAAGGGTCCTTTCCGCCCGAAGCATCAATATTCCCGAGGCAAAGGCGAAATTGCAGCAAAAGCTGGGGCGCGAAATCTTCACGGGTCACCAAGAAGTGGTGGTGTTCGGGGAAAGAATGGCCCGGACGGGAATCAGGGAGGCCCTGGATTACATGGCACGTCAGCCGCAGGTGCGGTTGGATGCCGTGGTGTTCGTGAGCGATTCGCCGAAGGAGATTTTCACCACCATTCCGCTGGCGGAAATCACCGCCTCCGAATCCCTTTACAAGCTGGCGAGAGTGGAGGGATACACCGAGATCACCGTCATGCGGGTGCTGAGGGAAGTGACCGGCGATGCGAAAAGCACGGTCATCCCGGTGGTGAAAAAAACGGGAAAAAAGTCGCTGTCGCTGGACGGGGTGGCCGTTTTCCGGGGGGAACGGATGGTCGATCATCTGGATCGAAAAAGCAAAGAAGGCTTGATGTGGATCCGGAATGAGTACACCACGGGAACGGTCAACACCCGGATCAAGGGTGAAAAAGGATATGTCGCCATGAAGGTGGATCGGACGAAGACCGAGCTGATTCCCAAACTGAAGGGGAAAAAGCCCCACATGACCATCCGGATGACCTCGGAAAATGTGTTAACGTACAACGGAACCGACATGGATCTGTACTTCCCGTCGAACATGGACCGGATCACCCGGGAGATGGAGAAGCAGCTTCGGCACCGCCTGCGCTGGACGGTGGAAAGGCTGCAGAAGGACCGGGCGGACGCCTTCGGCTTTGCGGAGGTTTTTCACCGCAAATACCCCAAAGAGTGGGCCCGGATGAAAAAGGATTGGAATCAACGGGTGTTTCCCCGGATGGACGTGGATGTCCAGGTCTTTGTGAAAATCCGTTGGCCCGGAATGACGGACAGTTGA
- a CDS encoding ABC transporter substrate-binding protein translates to MKRIVSLCPSNTEILFLLGLKDRIVGVDNFSDWPKEVEQLPRCGPDLDIDLDKVKALRPDLVVASLSVPGMEKNIEGLRREGIPHLVLSPKRIEDVADDIRRTGEAAGVGERAERVAERFERRLEEIKSKVPQGRPKPRLYWEWWPKPVFTPGRRNWLNDVSEIVGGVNIFGDVDRESVQTDWEGVARREPDFTLIVWTGVPIDRIRKERITGRPAWRGKPFAREDRVHILEEGWYCRPSPRLLTGIEYLAHLLYPEVFSPPDPDAPLGRDWA, encoded by the coding sequence ATGAAACGAATCGTCTCTCTCTGCCCGAGCAACACCGAAATCCTTTTTCTCCTCGGCTTGAAAGACCGCATCGTCGGAGTGGACAATTTTTCCGACTGGCCGAAGGAAGTGGAGCAACTGCCGCGATGCGGCCCCGACCTGGACATCGACCTCGACAAGGTGAAAGCGCTCCGTCCCGACCTGGTGGTGGCCTCCCTTAGTGTTCCCGGAATGGAAAAAAACATCGAAGGGCTCCGGCGGGAGGGGATTCCCCATCTCGTCCTGTCTCCGAAGAGAATCGAAGATGTGGCGGACGACATCCGACGCACGGGAGAAGCGGCGGGGGTCGGCGAGCGGGCGGAGCGGGTTGCGGAGCGTTTCGAACGGCGGTTGGAGGAGATCAAAAGCAAAGTGCCGCAGGGCCGTCCCAAGCCCCGTCTCTATTGGGAATGGTGGCCCAAACCGGTTTTCACCCCCGGCAGGCGCAACTGGCTGAACGACGTGAGCGAAATCGTGGGGGGCGTCAACATTTTCGGGGACGTGGACCGGGAGAGCGTCCAAACGGACTGGGAAGGCGTGGCCCGACGGGAACCCGATTTCACCCTGATCGTATGGACGGGGGTTCCCATCGACCGAATCCGAAAGGAACGAATCACGGGCCGCCCCGCCTGGCGGGGAAAACCCTTCGCCCGGGAAGACCGCGTTCACATCCTGGAGGAAGGATGGTATTGCCGCCCTTCTCCCCGGCTGCTGACGGGCATCGAATACCTGGCCCATCTATTGTATCCGGAGGTGTTCTCCCCGCCCGACCCGGACGCTCCCCTCGGCCGGGACTGGGCCTGA
- a CDS encoding GerAB/ArcD/ProY family transporter: protein MIEKGRISGGQMALLLFVSTIGITVATIPYLAAKWAKQDMWMTPVPAAASGLVAFFLAYFLHRRFPGETVIQYCPRILGWLGKVIPLVFLLTYIHANSFVLRIYADFVNGVFLQKTPQVVVMGGMALLCAAAVRGGLETVARTAQFLALLTAGILGVVTFLSMPEWEMSNMLPILEHGFRSVARGAAAPASWFNDFFIATFLLPHVRKRDKAARWGVVGLVGSMLMLMVFHLIILFILGNQADRFLFPLFEAFRLINLAGFLEHVDAFLLAIWLFIIFIKITLMHYAVVLGTAQWLGLADYKPLSLPIALLLVAVGGWTVPTLTDLNQFFDGESFVYSSLVQIAIPLSLLAVAVIRRVKRPRGEDGTSWERDR from the coding sequence ATGATTGAAAAAGGCCGCATCAGCGGCGGTCAGATGGCTTTGCTTTTGTTCGTTTCGACGATCGGGATCACCGTGGCGACCATTCCCTACTTGGCCGCCAAATGGGCAAAACAGGACATGTGGATGACCCCCGTGCCGGCGGCCGCCTCCGGGCTGGTGGCCTTCTTTCTCGCCTATTTTCTCCACCGCCGGTTTCCCGGGGAGACGGTGATCCAGTACTGCCCCCGGATTCTTGGCTGGCTCGGCAAGGTCATCCCCCTGGTGTTCCTGTTGACCTATATCCATGCCAATTCCTTTGTGCTCCGGATTTACGCCGATTTCGTCAACGGCGTGTTTTTGCAGAAAACGCCCCAGGTGGTGGTGATGGGCGGGATGGCCTTGCTCTGCGCGGCCGCCGTCCGGGGGGGACTGGAGACCGTCGCCCGTACGGCTCAGTTTCTCGCCCTGCTGACGGCGGGCATCCTGGGGGTGGTCACCTTTTTGTCGATGCCGGAGTGGGAGATGAGCAACATGTTGCCCATCCTGGAGCACGGCTTCAGGTCCGTGGCCAGGGGAGCCGCGGCCCCGGCGAGCTGGTTCAACGACTTTTTTATAGCGACCTTTCTGCTGCCCCATGTGAGAAAGCGGGACAAAGCGGCCCGCTGGGGAGTCGTCGGCCTTGTCGGTTCAATGTTGATGCTGATGGTGTTTCACCTGATCATCCTGTTCATATTGGGAAATCAGGCGGACAGATTCCTCTTTCCCCTCTTCGAAGCGTTCCGGCTCATCAACCTGGCGGGGTTTCTGGAACATGTGGACGCCTTTTTGCTGGCGATATGGCTGTTCATCATCTTCATCAAAATCACTTTGATGCACTACGCCGTCGTCCTGGGAACGGCCCAGTGGCTGGGGCTTGCCGACTACAAACCCCTGTCGCTGCCCATCGCCCTTCTCCTGGTCGCCGTCGGGGGTTGGACCGTGCCCACCCTCACGGATCTGAACCAATTTTTTGATGGGGAATCCTTTGTCTACAGCAGCCTGGTCCAAATCGCGATTCCTCTTTCGCTTCTGGCGGTGGCGGTCATCCGCCGGGTGAAAAGGCCGCGAGGGGAGGATGGAACATCATGGGAGCGGGACCGCTGA
- a CDS encoding YuiA family protein, with protein MKTQTLRRADQKCLYCGGTGYYQLLLGGTETCAHCGGTGKQPAEKTED; from the coding sequence ATGAAAACCCAAACGCTGCGTCGCGCCGATCAAAAATGCCTTTATTGCGGGGGAACCGGCTATTACCAGCTGCTGCTGGGGGGGACGGAAACCTGTGCCCACTGCGGCGGAACGGGGAAACAGCCCGCCGAAAAAACGGAGGATTGA
- a CDS encoding YuiB family protein, which yields MSLPQVIISIPLFLVLLFGIGFILNMILKTTWLPSYLYAALIIGLAGYMFVERGGLKPVDWIILSAGMIGVLLSGWTIKMLRAKGYRMF from the coding sequence TTGAGCCTTCCTCAGGTGATTATTTCCATTCCGCTTTTTTTGGTCCTGCTGTTCGGCATCGGATTCATTCTCAACATGATCCTGAAAACCACCTGGTTGCCGAGCTATTTGTATGCGGCTTTGATCATCGGTCTGGCCGGGTACATGTTCGTGGAAAGGGGCGGTTTGAAGCCGGTGGACTGGATCATCCTCTCCGCGGGCATGATCGGGGTGCTGTTGAGCGGTTGGACCATCAAGATGTTGCGCGCCAAGGGATACCGCATGTTCTGA
- a CDS encoding spore germination protein codes for MSSLRGFRGFFRKKPEVKNPVIPSTREDLRVGLYRDLEKNHRVMKDLFNRCYDVNFRIFRIGKEIEAEIIYVDNMAHFDDINTHILAPLMRKSCSRPEEVEAFLREELPAVYVKPVETFDECARLVSSGEPVLFIDGWNRALNLGLIQLERRAVTDPEGEPIIRGPKEGFIESAQTNTALLRRRIQSPKLKLEEMRLGRYTQTRVIIAYMEGIANNSVLDEVKRRLERIDVDGVLESGIIEELIEDNPYSPFPQIHFTERVDAVCADLLSGRIAIITDGTPDVLVVPVSFPAFLQATEDYYLRAIYATAVRWLRYLLFFFSLVAPSFYVATISFHPEAVPTEQLFTFASSRERIPMPTIVETVLMELAFEAVREAGLRLPKLVGSAVTIVGALIIGEAAVTAGIVSAPVVIVVALTGIASFTIPRYSLGFAMRVLRFPLLFISGGFGMVGFSLALIALVIHLASLRSFGMPYLSPIAPFRPKQMKDVFWRTFWWKMRTRPTESANTDRQAPDQKPGPERGGEQ; via the coding sequence GTGTCATCCTTGCGCGGCTTCAGAGGGTTTTTCAGGAAAAAACCCGAGGTGAAAAACCCGGTCATCCCGAGCACAAGGGAAGATCTGCGGGTCGGCCTTTATCGCGATCTGGAAAAAAACCACCGGGTGATGAAAGACCTGTTCAACCGGTGTTACGATGTCAACTTTCGCATCTTCCGGATTGGAAAGGAAATCGAGGCGGAAATCATCTATGTCGATAATATGGCCCACTTCGATGACATCAACACCCACATTTTGGCGCCGCTGATGCGGAAGTCCTGCTCCCGGCCGGAGGAGGTCGAAGCGTTTCTCCGGGAAGAGCTGCCCGCCGTATATGTCAAACCGGTTGAAACCTTTGACGAATGCGCCAGACTGGTTTCCTCCGGCGAGCCCGTTCTGTTCATCGACGGATGGAACCGCGCGCTCAATTTGGGGCTGATTCAACTGGAAAGACGGGCTGTGACGGATCCGGAGGGAGAGCCGATCATCCGCGGCCCCAAGGAAGGATTCATCGAATCGGCCCAGACGAACACGGCCCTGCTGCGCCGCAGGATTCAAAGCCCCAAATTGAAGTTGGAAGAGATGCGGTTGGGGCGTTACACCCAAACCCGGGTCATCATCGCCTATATGGAAGGAATTGCAAACAACAGCGTGCTGGACGAGGTGAAGCGGCGTCTGGAGCGGATCGATGTCGACGGAGTGTTGGAGTCGGGAATTATCGAGGAGCTGATCGAGGACAATCCGTATTCGCCCTTTCCCCAAATCCACTTTACCGAACGGGTCGATGCGGTGTGCGCCGATTTGCTGTCGGGGCGGATTGCCATCATTACGGACGGAACTCCCGATGTGCTGGTCGTCCCCGTCAGCTTTCCGGCGTTTTTGCAGGCAACGGAGGACTACTACTTGCGAGCCATTTATGCCACGGCGGTTCGGTGGCTCCGGTACCTGCTGTTTTTTTTCTCCCTGGTGGCCCCTTCCTTTTATGTGGCGACCATCTCCTTTCACCCGGAAGCGGTGCCGACGGAACAGCTTTTCACCTTTGCCTCGTCCCGGGAGCGGATTCCCATGCCGACCATCGTGGAAACGGTGTTGATGGAGCTCGCCTTCGAGGCGGTTCGGGAGGCGGGGCTGCGCCTGCCGAAACTCGTCGGTTCGGCCGTTACCATCGTGGGGGCGCTGATCATCGGGGAAGCGGCGGTGACGGCGGGGATCGTTTCCGCCCCGGTGGTGATCGTCGTGGCCCTCACCGGAATCGCATCCTTCACCATTCCCCGCTATTCCTTGGGTTTTGCCATGCGCGTCCTCCGCTTTCCTCTGCTTTTCATTTCGGGAGGTTTCGGCATGGTGGGGTTCAGCCTGGCGTTGATCGCCCTCGTGATCCATTTGGCTTCCCTCCGTTCCTTCGGCATGCCGTATCTGTCTCCCATTGCGCCCTTTAGGCCCAAGCAGATGAAAGATGTTTTCTGGCGCACTTTCTGGTGGAAAATGAGGACCCGCCCCACCGAATCCGCCAACACCGATCGGCAGGCGCCGGATCAGAAGCCGGGACCGGAGCGGGGCGGAGAGCAATGA